A genome region from Sphingomonas anseongensis includes the following:
- the pnp gene encoding polyribonucleotide nucleotidyltransferase, which produces MFDIKTVEIELGDKTLKLETGRVARQADGAVLATLGETVVLCAVTAAKNVKPGQDFFPLTVHYQEKFSAAGRIPGGFFKRERGATEKETLTSRLIDRPIRPLFPEGFYNEVLVIAQVLSYDGENEPDIVAMIAASAALTISGVPFMGPIGAARVGFKDGEYILNPSPEQTKESALELVMAGTPNAVMMVESEAKELTEEQMLGAVMFGHKASQKVCEAIISLAEKAAKDPWDLESTSDQKAGIKKKLKDIVGKDIEAAYKLTNKSERSAALNAARDKAKEAFAEADPQEQLVAGKAVKSLEADIVRGAILKEGRRIDGRDTKTVRPIESMVGFLPRTHGSAIFTRGETQAIVTVTLGTKESEQMIDGLEGLSYQAFMLHYNFPPYSVGEVGRFGAPSRRETGHGKLAWRALHPMLPSAEEFPYTIRVLSDITESNGSSSMATVCGGSLALMDAGVPLKAPVAGIAMGLILEGKDYAVISDILGDEDHLGDMDFKVAGTATGVTSLQMDIKVAGITEEIMKTALAQAKDGRAHILGEMAKALGSVRGELSAHAPRIETMQIPKDKIREVIGTGGKVIREIVAETGAKVDIDDDGVIKISSSDLSQIEAARQWIHGIVAEPEPGTIYTGKVANIVDFGAFVTFMPGKDGLVHVSEIRNERVENVRDVLSEGQEVKVKLLEVDQRGKVRLSMRLVDQETGEELPDTRPPREPREGGDRDRGPRGDRGDRGRGGRDRGPRRDGGGDRGGRGGDRDRGPRGEGGGDRGGRPPRREREGGERQGGDEGEAPKFAPAFLTGDDSD; this is translated from the coding sequence ATGTTCGACATCAAGACAGTGGAAATCGAGCTGGGGGACAAGACCCTCAAGCTCGAAACGGGCCGTGTTGCCCGCCAGGCCGACGGCGCGGTTCTCGCGACCCTCGGCGAAACGGTGGTCCTGTGCGCAGTCACCGCCGCAAAGAACGTGAAGCCGGGGCAGGACTTCTTCCCGCTCACCGTTCACTACCAGGAAAAATTCTCGGCTGCCGGCCGTATCCCCGGCGGCTTCTTCAAGCGCGAGCGTGGAGCGACCGAGAAGGAAACGCTCACCAGCCGCCTCATCGACCGGCCGATCCGCCCGCTGTTCCCGGAAGGGTTCTACAACGAGGTCCTCGTGATCGCCCAGGTTCTTTCCTACGACGGAGAGAACGAGCCCGACATCGTCGCGATGATCGCCGCTTCGGCTGCGCTGACCATCTCCGGCGTGCCCTTCATGGGCCCGATCGGCGCTGCCCGCGTCGGCTTCAAGGATGGCGAGTACATCCTGAACCCGTCGCCTGAGCAGACGAAGGAAAGCGCGCTCGAACTGGTGATGGCCGGAACGCCCAATGCGGTGATGATGGTCGAGTCCGAGGCCAAGGAGCTGACCGAAGAGCAGATGCTCGGTGCGGTCATGTTCGGCCACAAGGCCAGCCAGAAGGTTTGCGAGGCGATCATCAGCCTCGCCGAGAAGGCGGCCAAGGACCCGTGGGACCTGGAGTCCACCTCGGACCAGAAGGCCGGCATCAAGAAGAAGCTGAAGGACATCGTCGGCAAGGACATCGAGGCCGCCTACAAGCTGACCAACAAGTCGGAGCGTTCGGCCGCCCTCAACGCGGCCCGCGACAAGGCAAAGGAAGCTTTCGCCGAGGCCGACCCGCAGGAGCAGCTGGTCGCCGGCAAGGCGGTCAAGAGCCTGGAAGCGGACATCGTTCGCGGCGCAATCCTGAAGGAAGGCCGCCGGATCGACGGACGCGACACCAAGACGGTCCGTCCGATCGAGTCGATGGTCGGATTCCTTCCGCGCACCCACGGCTCGGCGATCTTCACCCGTGGGGAGACCCAGGCGATCGTCACCGTCACTCTCGGAACCAAGGAGTCCGAGCAGATGATCGACGGTCTTGAGGGCCTCTCCTACCAGGCCTTCATGCTGCACTATAACTTCCCGCCCTATTCGGTCGGCGAAGTGGGCCGCTTCGGCGCTCCGTCGAGGCGCGAGACCGGCCACGGCAAGCTTGCCTGGCGCGCTCTCCACCCGATGCTGCCGAGTGCGGAGGAGTTCCCCTATACGATCCGCGTCCTGTCCGACATCACCGAGTCCAACGGCTCCTCGTCGATGGCCACGGTGTGCGGCGGAAGCCTGGCTCTGATGGATGCCGGCGTTCCGCTGAAGGCGCCGGTCGCGGGTATCGCGATGGGCCTCATCCTCGAAGGCAAGGACTATGCTGTGATCAGCGACATCCTTGGCGACGAGGACCACCTCGGCGACATGGACTTCAAGGTTGCGGGCACCGCGACCGGGGTCACATCGCTGCAGATGGACATCAAGGTCGCCGGGATCACCGAGGAGATCATGAAGACCGCCCTCGCCCAGGCGAAGGACGGCCGTGCGCATATCCTCGGCGAGATGGCCAAGGCCCTCGGGTCCGTTCGTGGCGAGCTTTCGGCTCACGCGCCGCGCATCGAAACGATGCAGATCCCGAAGGACAAGATCCGCGAAGTGATCGGGACCGGCGGAAAGGTGATCCGCGAGATCGTCGCCGAGACCGGAGCCAAGGTCGACATTGACGACGACGGAGTGATCAAGATCAGCTCGTCCGACCTGTCGCAGATCGAGGCTGCCCGCCAGTGGATCCACGGCATCGTCGCCGAGCCGGAGCCGGGCACCATCTACACCGGCAAGGTCGCCAATATCGTCGATTTCGGCGCGTTCGTGACCTTCATGCCCGGGAAGGACGGCCTGGTTCACGTGTCGGAGATCAGGAACGAGCGGGTCGAGAACGTCCGCGACGTGCTGAGCGAAGGCCAGGAAGTGAAGGTCAAGCTGCTCGAGGTCGACCAGCGCGGCAAGGTCCGCCTGTCGATGCGTCTCGTCGACCAGGAAACCGGCGAAGAGCTTCCCGACACGCGTCCCCCTCGCGAGCCTCGCGAGGGTGGCGACCGTGACCGCGGACCTCGCGGCGACCGCGGAGATCGCGGCCGTGGCGGCCGTGACCGTGGTCCGAGGCGCGACGGCGGCGGCGATCGCGGTGGCCGTGGCGGCGACCGGGATCGCGGACCGCGCGGCGAAGGCGGCGGCGACCGTGGCGGTCGTCCCCCGCGCCGCGAGCGTGAGGGTGGCGAGCGCCAGGGCGGTGACGAGGGCGAAGCGCCCAAGTTCGCTCCGGCGTTCCTGACCGGCGACGACTCGGATTAA
- a CDS encoding ATP-binding protein → MTPRDRSESALILAPVGRDANIAAGMLREASISSVICPDLECLARELDDDVGFVLVAEEALVGRDLRKVARWIDEQPEWSDLPFVLLTHKGGGLERNPEAARLLDTLGNVTFVERPFHPTTLVSLAKAVLRARRRQYDARARLKELQQSEDRLRTANETLEGRVVERTREHELALAKLHEAQKLEMLGQLTGGVAHDFNNLLTPVIGNLDLLRRRLAPGDPSQRLIDAGLQAASRAATLVQRLLAFARRQDLMVRSVNVGALLDGMRDLIRRSIDPAIEVQITYPEDLPPARVDPNQLELAILNLAINARDAMPRGGALTISAEAEFGKSEGEADCVRILVSDTGMGMDEHTLARAVEPFFSTKGVGKGTGLGLSMVHGLAAQLGGSLELKSTPGHGTVAEMRLPVAAEPAREEERSTRPLIPAARRATILLVDDEELVRIGTSEMLTDLGYEVLEANSAAEALRLLRSGDEADLMITDYLMPGMNGAELIQHAAKLAPAMKAMLITGYSTLAEGPGASVPRLAKPFRQADLAEFVAELLQSQAPENVVQFRADR, encoded by the coding sequence TTGACCCCTCGCGACCGCTCGGAAAGTGCGCTGATCCTGGCGCCCGTGGGCCGCGACGCGAATATCGCTGCGGGAATGCTGCGCGAAGCGAGCATTTCATCGGTGATTTGCCCCGACCTCGAATGCCTGGCCCGGGAGCTGGATGACGACGTCGGCTTCGTCCTGGTGGCCGAAGAGGCGCTCGTCGGCCGCGACCTTCGCAAGGTCGCTCGCTGGATCGACGAGCAGCCCGAATGGTCGGACCTTCCCTTCGTGCTTTTAACCCACAAGGGCGGCGGGCTGGAGCGCAATCCGGAGGCTGCACGGCTGCTCGACACCCTCGGGAACGTCACCTTCGTCGAGCGTCCGTTCCACCCGACCACGCTCGTCAGCCTTGCGAAGGCGGTGCTTAGAGCCCGGCGCCGTCAATACGACGCCCGCGCCCGGCTGAAGGAGCTGCAGCAGAGCGAGGACCGGCTGCGCACCGCCAACGAGACTCTGGAGGGGCGCGTCGTAGAGCGCACCCGCGAGCATGAGCTCGCTCTGGCCAAGCTCCACGAAGCGCAGAAGCTTGAGATGCTGGGCCAGCTGACGGGCGGAGTCGCGCACGACTTCAACAACCTGCTCACTCCGGTGATCGGCAATCTCGACCTGCTTCGCCGGAGGCTGGCGCCCGGCGACCCGTCGCAAAGGCTGATCGATGCGGGACTCCAGGCCGCCAGCAGGGCAGCGACCTTGGTGCAGCGCCTTTTGGCCTTCGCCAGGCGCCAGGACCTGATGGTTCGCTCGGTGAATGTCGGCGCGCTTCTGGACGGCATGCGCGACCTCATCCGCCGCTCGATCGACCCGGCGATCGAAGTGCAGATCACCTATCCCGAAGACCTTCCGCCGGCGCGGGTCGACCCCAACCAGCTTGAGCTTGCGATCCTCAACCTCGCGATCAACGCCCGCGACGCCATGCCTCGCGGAGGGGCCCTAACGATCAGCGCGGAAGCGGAGTTCGGAAAATCGGAAGGCGAGGCCGACTGTGTCCGGATCCTCGTCAGCGACACCGGGATGGGAATGGACGAGCACACGCTGGCGCGCGCGGTCGAGCCTTTCTTCTCGACCAAGGGCGTCGGCAAGGGAACCGGCCTTGGGCTCTCGATGGTCCACGGCCTCGCGGCGCAGCTAGGCGGAAGCCTCGAATTGAAGAGCACGCCCGGCCACGGAACGGTCGCCGAGATGCGGCTTCCCGTCGCCGCCGAGCCAGCGCGCGAAGAGGAACGGTCTACGCGGCCGCTGATCCCCGCAGCGAGACGGGCAACCATCCTGCTGGTCGACGACGAGGAGCTGGTCCGGATCGGAACGAGTGAGATGCTGACCGACCTCGGTTACGAGGTTCTCGAGGCCAACTCCGCTGCGGAGGCGCTTCGGCTGCTTCGGAGCGGCGACGAAGCCGACCTGATGATCACCGACTATTTGATGCCAGGGATGAACGGAGCTGAGCTCATCCAGCATGCGGCGAAGCTGGCGCCGGCGATGAAGGCGATGTTGATCACCGGCTATTCAACCCTCGCCGAAGGGCCGGGAGCATCGGTCCCGCGCCTTGCCAAGCCGTTCCGTCAGGCCGACCTCGCGGAGTTCGTCGCCGAGCTGTTGCAGTCCCAGGCGCCGGAGAATGTGGTTCAGTTTCGCGCCGACCGCTGA
- a CDS encoding ATPase domain-containing protein, producing the protein MEEIQKKASTGVEGLDDILSGGLQRGRLYLVEGSPGTGKTTIASQFLLAGAEAGERGLYITLSETEEELRESAASHGWKFEEPNAIFELVPPESLLDEDQQQSLLYSSDLELGETTKRIFEAIEKHKPIRVVIDSLSEIRLLAQSSLRYRRQVLSLKHYFSRTGATVVMLDDLTSDSHDKTVHSVAHGVIRLDELAPDYGAERRRLRVLKYRGQNFRGGYHDLIIKTGGVQVFPRLVSAEHRSKFKRETLKSNSTELNTLLGGGIERGSSTLILGPAGTGKSLLSLTFAVQAVERGEKAAVFIFDEEIGLLFQRAKGLGLDLEQLQKSGNLLVEQVDAAELAPGEFAHRVRVCVEQHKVRTVIVDSLNGYQAAMPEEKQLILHMHELLQFLNRQGATTFLTVAQHGLVGDMRSPVDVTYLADTVILLRYFEAVGRVRRAISVIKKRTSAHEDTIREYRIGQKGINLGEPLTNFQGVLRGVPEMVGIDKALMDLET; encoded by the coding sequence ATGGAAGAAATACAGAAGAAAGCGTCGACGGGCGTCGAGGGGCTCGACGACATCCTCTCCGGCGGCCTGCAGCGCGGCCGCCTATATTTGGTCGAGGGAAGCCCGGGGACGGGCAAGACTACCATCGCAAGCCAGTTCCTCCTCGCAGGAGCGGAAGCCGGCGAGCGCGGGCTCTACATCACGCTGTCGGAGACCGAGGAGGAGCTTCGCGAAAGCGCCGCCTCGCACGGCTGGAAGTTCGAAGAACCCAATGCGATCTTCGAGCTGGTTCCGCCCGAAAGCTTGCTCGACGAAGACCAGCAGCAAAGCCTGCTCTATTCGTCCGACCTCGAGCTTGGCGAAACCACCAAGCGCATCTTCGAGGCGATAGAGAAACACAAACCCATTCGGGTGGTGATCGACAGCCTGTCGGAAATCCGGCTGCTCGCGCAAAGCTCGCTTCGCTACCGGCGCCAGGTGCTATCGCTGAAACATTATTTTTCACGCACTGGCGCCACGGTTGTCATGCTCGACGACCTGACCAGCGACAGCCACGACAAGACCGTCCACAGCGTCGCCCACGGAGTGATCAGGCTCGACGAACTCGCGCCCGATTACGGCGCGGAGCGGAGGCGGCTGCGCGTGCTGAAATATCGCGGCCAGAATTTCCGCGGCGGCTATCACGACCTCATCATCAAGACGGGCGGAGTGCAGGTCTTTCCGCGCCTGGTTTCCGCGGAGCACAGGTCTAAGTTCAAGCGCGAGACGCTTAAGAGCAACTCGACCGAGCTAAACACCTTGCTCGGTGGCGGGATCGAACGCGGATCGAGCACTCTGATCCTCGGACCCGCGGGCACCGGAAAGTCGCTGCTTTCGCTGACCTTCGCGGTTCAGGCCGTGGAGCGTGGCGAGAAGGCAGCCGTGTTCATCTTCGATGAGGAGATCGGGCTTCTGTTCCAGCGGGCGAAGGGACTCGGCCTAGACCTTGAACAGCTTCAGAAATCCGGGAATCTCCTGGTTGAGCAGGTCGATGCGGCAGAGCTTGCGCCGGGCGAATTCGCTCACCGCGTTCGGGTGTGCGTCGAACAGCACAAGGTGCGAACCGTGATCGTCGACAGCCTCAACGGCTACCAGGCGGCGATGCCTGAGGAGAAGCAGCTGATCCTGCACATGCACGAGCTTCTGCAATTCCTGAACCGGCAGGGGGCGACCACCTTCCTGACGGTCGCGCAGCACGGTTTGGTCGGCGACATGCGCTCGCCCGTTGACGTCACCTATCTCGCAGACACGGTCATCCTGCTCCGCTACTTCGAGGCTGTGGGACGAGTGCGCCGGGCCATCTCCGTCATCAAGAAGCGGACCAGCGCCCACGAGGACACGATCCGGGAATATCGGATCGGACAGAAGGGTATCAACCTTGGCGAGCCATTGACGAATTTCCAGGGAGTCCTTCGCGGGGTCCCGGAAATGGTCGGGATCGACAAGGCGCTGATGGACCTCGAAACTTGA
- a CDS encoding NnrS family protein — MKDRENAKTAATPNVTRGEQMLALRKKRMAAAPPILRGGFRPFFFGAASWAVIAIALWVFALAGQLVLPTAFDAIAWHRHEMLFGFVGAAVAGFVLTAIPNWTGRLPIAGNPLLALFGLWFAARVAVLFSAAASLWVAAIFDVGLFVTLGAMAAREVIASKNRNLPIVGLVLVFGLADAADYAGAVGLVSPDLGWRGAISLVIIMISVIGGRIIPSFTRNWMAKQGEKKALPTQPQPLDLLVIVTVALALIFWLAFPDVQLTGFILMLASAAQLLRMSRWGGIRTFSDPLVVILHVGYLWVPVGLMLLGLSIAGVDLPRSAGVHALTAGAMSTMILAVMTRASLGHTARELKASPVTVLSYVCVTIGALLRVTASAGVGPYGPMLDAAGAFWGAALLLFAIAYYPVLWGPRLGER, encoded by the coding sequence GTGAAGGACCGCGAGAACGCAAAGACGGCCGCAACGCCGAACGTGACCCGCGGCGAGCAGATGCTCGCGCTGCGCAAGAAACGGATGGCGGCGGCGCCGCCCATTCTTCGCGGCGGATTTCGCCCCTTCTTCTTCGGAGCAGCAAGCTGGGCGGTCATCGCGATCGCCTTGTGGGTGTTCGCTCTCGCCGGCCAGCTGGTCCTTCCCACCGCCTTCGACGCAATCGCCTGGCATCGCCACGAGATGCTCTTCGGATTCGTCGGAGCGGCGGTGGCCGGCTTCGTCCTAACCGCGATCCCGAACTGGACCGGCCGGCTTCCGATCGCTGGAAACCCGCTCCTCGCGCTCTTCGGCCTGTGGTTCGCAGCGCGCGTTGCGGTGCTTTTCTCGGCAGCTGCGAGCCTTTGGGTCGCCGCGATCTTCGACGTCGGACTGTTCGTCACCCTAGGCGCGATGGCGGCGCGCGAGGTCATCGCCAGCAAGAACCGCAACCTCCCGATCGTCGGGCTGGTCCTCGTCTTCGGCCTTGCGGATGCGGCAGACTATGCGGGGGCCGTCGGGTTGGTCTCGCCGGACCTCGGCTGGCGGGGCGCGATTTCGCTGGTCATCATCATGATCTCCGTGATCGGCGGCCGCATCATCCCCTCCTTCACCAGGAACTGGATGGCAAAGCAGGGCGAGAAGAAGGCTCTGCCGACCCAGCCTCAGCCGCTCGACCTGCTGGTGATTGTCACCGTGGCGCTGGCGCTGATCTTCTGGCTCGCGTTCCCGGACGTGCAACTGACCGGCTTCATCCTGATGCTTGCTTCCGCGGCGCAGCTTCTCCGGATGTCGCGCTGGGGCGGGATCCGAACCTTCAGCGATCCGTTGGTCGTGATCCTTCACGTTGGATACCTCTGGGTTCCGGTCGGGCTCATGCTGCTCGGCCTATCCATTGCGGGCGTCGACCTGCCGCGAAGCGCGGGCGTTCACGCGCTGACCGCCGGAGCGATGTCGACCATGATCCTTGCGGTGATGACCCGGGCGAGCCTCGGCCATACCGCTCGCGAGCTCAAGGCGAGCCCGGTCACGGTTCTTTCCTACGTTTGCGTGACCATCGGCGCGCTGCTTCGGGTGACGGCCTCCGCGGGCGTTGGCCCGTATGGGCCGATGCTCGACGCCGCCGGCGCCTTCTGGGGCGCTGCGCTCCTGCTTTTCGCGATCGCTTATTATCCGGTGTTGTGGGGGCCTAGACTCGGCGAGCGATAA
- a CDS encoding DUF2171 domain-containing protein: MMAYDRYETRRDRDWRGNSDYERGRRDERGFFERAGDEIASWFGDDDAERRRRQDEQMNRGSGRESGWGRDRDYDRGFGRDYDRDRQSVASSDRDFDRNRSSSRPTNWTSSDRDYRSGQSTRGYAGYDRDYSSRGGIGGSMSSDYMSPTGPSFGYGGTYGAGSSNGYGSGGYGSGFGGDRESDRSYRPMAGDYGRSDRNEDRHYHAWRQRQLDELDRDYDNYCRERQNRFESDFGSWRQNRMSKRQHLGSIREHMDVVGSDGETVGKVDCVKGDHIVLTRSDSDDNRHHMIDCSMVQTVEGDQVRLEMPAEEAKSRFQESDGRGLFGRDDDRGEGGERTDLERSFSGTYKS; the protein is encoded by the coding sequence ATGATGGCCTATGACCGTTATGAAACACGCCGCGACCGCGACTGGCGAGGCAACAGCGACTACGAGCGCGGCCGCCGCGACGAGCGCGGGTTCTTCGAGCGCGCTGGCGACGAGATCGCCTCCTGGTTCGGCGACGACGACGCCGAGCGCCGTCGGCGCCAGGACGAGCAGATGAACCGCGGATCGGGACGCGAAAGCGGCTGGGGCCGCGACCGCGACTATGACCGTGGCTTCGGACGCGACTACGACCGCGACCGCCAGTCCGTCGCAAGCTCGGACCGCGACTTTGACCGCAACCGGTCGAGCAGCCGGCCGACAAACTGGACGTCGAGCGACCGCGACTATCGCTCCGGCCAGTCAACCCGCGGCTATGCCGGTTACGACCGCGACTACTCGTCGCGAGGCGGGATCGGCGGGTCGATGAGCTCCGACTACATGTCCCCGACCGGGCCGAGCTTCGGCTATGGCGGCACCTACGGCGCCGGAAGCAGCAACGGCTACGGAAGCGGCGGCTACGGCTCGGGCTTCGGCGGCGACCGCGAAAGCGACCGCAGCTACCGGCCGATGGCCGGCGACTATGGCCGGTCGGACCGTAACGAGGATCGCCACTATCACGCCTGGCGCCAGCGCCAGCTCGACGAGCTCGACCGCGACTATGACAATTACTGCCGCGAACGTCAGAACCGGTTCGAGAGCGATTTCGGCAGCTGGAGGCAGAACCGCATGTCGAAGCGGCAGCATCTCGGCAGCATCCGCGAGCATATGGATGTGGTCGGAAGCGACGGCGAGACGGTCGGCAAGGTCGACTGCGTCAAGGGCGACCATATCGTCCTCACGAGGTCGGATTCGGACGACAACCGGCATCACATGATTGATTGTTCGATGGTCCAGACGGTCGAGGGCGACCAGGTCCGGCTCGAAATGCCTGCTGAGGAAGCCAAGAGCCGATTCCAGGAATCGGACGGCCGCGGCCTGTTCGGGCGCGACGACGACCGCGGCGAAGGCGGCGAGCGCACCGACCTCGAGCGGAGCTTCTCCGGCACCTACAAGAGCTAG
- a CDS encoding NADP-dependent oxidoreductase, whose amino-acid sequence MARAWHLVSRPEALPTSDNFALRDIELPKLEDGQVHVRNLWLSVDPYMRGRMNESRSYIPPFQIDEPMDGGAIGEVVESRADGFAPGDLVSHFSGWRDEAVLPAKALTKIPDVGAKPETFLSVLGMPGATAYFGLLDAAQAKAGDTVFVSAAAGAVGSAVVQIAKAKGMTVVGSAGGKEKCEFVRSLGADAAIDYRAGPVLASLRDAAPDGIDVYFDNVGGDHLDAAFARARLNARFALCGMIAGYNSREPQQFRYIIRMIAMRVTMRGFLYGDYVSRLDEFYRDMGELMATGKVRSHETVFDGLEKAPDAFLGLFSGANTGKMLVRV is encoded by the coding sequence ATGGCCCGAGCCTGGCATTTGGTGAGCCGCCCCGAGGCGCTTCCGACGAGCGACAATTTCGCCCTTCGCGACATCGAGCTTCCAAAGCTCGAGGACGGCCAGGTGCACGTCCGCAACCTTTGGCTGTCCGTCGATCCCTACATGCGCGGCCGGATGAACGAGTCGAGGTCGTATATCCCGCCGTTCCAGATCGATGAGCCCATGGACGGAGGAGCGATCGGCGAGGTCGTCGAATCCCGGGCCGACGGCTTTGCTCCCGGCGATCTCGTCTCCCACTTTTCCGGCTGGCGCGACGAGGCAGTGCTGCCGGCGAAGGCGCTCACCAAGATTCCCGATGTCGGAGCAAAGCCGGAAACGTTCCTGAGCGTGCTCGGAATGCCGGGAGCGACAGCTTACTTCGGACTCCTCGACGCGGCCCAAGCCAAGGCGGGAGACACGGTCTTCGTCTCGGCTGCTGCGGGAGCGGTCGGCTCAGCGGTCGTACAGATCGCCAAGGCCAAGGGCATGACCGTCGTCGGATCCGCAGGCGGCAAGGAGAAATGCGAGTTCGTCCGCTCGCTCGGCGCCGATGCCGCCATCGACTATCGCGCCGGCCCAGTTCTGGCCTCGCTTCGCGACGCCGCCCCCGACGGCATCGACGTCTATTTCGACAATGTCGGCGGCGACCACCTCGATGCCGCCTTCGCCCGCGCCCGGCTCAACGCCCGCTTCGCCTTGTGCGGGATGATTGCCGGCTACAACAGCCGGGAGCCGCAGCAATTCCGCTACATCATCCGCATGATCGCGATGCGCGTTACCATGCGCGGCTTCCTCTACGGCGACTACGTGTCGCGGCTCGACGAATTCTATCGCGACATGGGCGAGCTGATGGCCACCGGCAAAGTCCGCTCGCACGAGACCGTGTTCGATGGGCTGGAAAAGGCCCCCGATGCGTTCCTCGGCCTGTTCTCGGGCGCCAACACCGGAAAGATGCTCGTCCGGGTCTAG
- the ypfJ gene encoding KPN_02809 family neutral zinc metallopeptidase, whose product MRLGGEPESSNFEDRTGQSGYGFGGGGGNALGCLIPLIMSRFGLGGVVILVIGYFILSSLGGLGGGGGILPGGGTQQTAPSGQSTLDPNVRSFLTRVLGSTEQTWGEIFAKSNAQYSPTTMVAYSNSSSSGCGAAQAAMGPFYCPTDKKIYIDPQFFNELSQRFGAPGDFAMAYVIAHEVGHHVQDLQGGLDEAHNAQVRASEAEGNAIQVRVELQADCYAGVWAANARDERGSIMEAGDIEEGMRAAEAIGDDTLQRQTQGRVVPESFTHGTSAQRMAALRTGYQSGDPAACKI is encoded by the coding sequence ATGCGTCTTGGCGGCGAACCCGAAAGCAGCAACTTCGAGGACCGGACCGGCCAGTCCGGCTATGGCTTTGGCGGCGGAGGCGGCAACGCGCTCGGCTGCCTGATCCCCCTGATCATGAGCCGGTTCGGGCTCGGCGGCGTGGTCATCCTCGTCATCGGCTACTTCATCCTGAGCTCGCTTGGCGGGCTCGGCGGCGGCGGTGGAATTCTGCCGGGTGGCGGGACGCAGCAAACCGCGCCTTCCGGCCAGTCCACGCTCGACCCGAACGTTCGATCCTTCCTGACGCGCGTGCTTGGCTCGACGGAGCAGACCTGGGGCGAGATCTTCGCCAAGAGCAACGCCCAATATTCGCCGACCACGATGGTCGCTTATTCGAACAGCAGCAGTTCGGGCTGCGGTGCAGCGCAGGCGGCGATGGGCCCATTTTATTGTCCGACGGACAAGAAGATCTACATCGACCCGCAATTCTTCAACGAGCTTTCACAGCGGTTCGGAGCGCCCGGCGACTTCGCAATGGCGTATGTAATTGCCCACGAAGTCGGACATCACGTGCAGGATTTGCAGGGCGGCCTCGACGAAGCTCACAATGCGCAGGTTCGGGCAAGCGAGGCCGAGGGTAATGCCATCCAGGTGAGGGTGGAGCTGCAAGCCGATTGCTACGCGGGCGTGTGGGCGGCCAATGCGCGCGACGAACGCGGAAGCATCATGGAAGCAGGCGACATCGAAGAAGGCATGCGCGCCGCCGAAGCCATCGGCGACGACACGCTTCAGAGGCAGACACAGGGGCGAGTTGTTCCGGAGAGCTTCACGCACGGCACGTCGGCACAGAGGATGGCTGCGCTCCGCACCGGGTACCAGAGCGGCGACCCGGCCGCCTGCAAGATCTAG
- a CDS encoding 3-hydroxybutyrate dehydrogenase: MILEGKVALVTGSTSGIGLAIARAFAAEGASLMINGFGDTQEIERVKSELGAVHDGADMSDPAAIERMMRRCADELGGPDILVNNAGIQHVAPIDSFPPEKWDAIIAINLSAVFHTTRHALPAMKAKGWGRVINTASAHSLVASPNKSAYVAAKHGVAGFTKTAALEVAREGVTVNCISPGYVWTTLVENQIPDTMKARGLTREQVMNDVLLAAQPTKQFVTPEQVAALAVFLCRDEAASITGTNISMDGGWTAA; this comes from the coding sequence ATGATTCTCGAAGGAAAAGTCGCGCTGGTCACCGGCTCGACGTCCGGAATCGGACTCGCGATTGCGCGCGCGTTCGCCGCCGAGGGCGCCAGCCTGATGATCAACGGTTTCGGCGATACGCAGGAAATCGAGCGGGTGAAGTCGGAGCTCGGAGCCGTCCACGATGGCGCCGACATGTCCGACCCCGCTGCGATCGAGCGGATGATGCGCCGCTGCGCGGACGAACTCGGCGGGCCCGACATTCTCGTCAACAATGCGGGGATCCAGCACGTCGCGCCGATCGACAGTTTTCCACCCGAAAAGTGGGACGCGATCATCGCCATCAACCTGTCGGCGGTCTTCCACACCACCCGCCACGCGCTTCCGGCGATGAAGGCAAAAGGCTGGGGCCGGGTGATCAACACGGCGAGCGCTCACAGCCTCGTCGCGAGCCCCAACAAGTCGGCTTATGTCGCAGCAAAGCACGGAGTCGCCGGCTTCACCAAGACCGCCGCTCTTGAGGTTGCCCGGGAGGGCGTTACCGTCAACTGCATTTCGCCTGGTTATGTCTGGACCACGCTGGTCGAGAACCAGATCCCGGACACGATGAAGGCGCGCGGCCTGACTCGCGAGCAGGTGATGAACGACGTCCTCCTCGCCGCCCAGCCGACCAAGCAGTTCGTCACTCCCGAACAGGTGGCTGCGCTTGCGGTCTTTCTGTGCCGCGACGAAGCTGCGTCGATTACGGGCACGAACATCAGCATGGACGGGGGCTGGACGGCTGCATAG